One Streptomyces formicae genomic window, CCACAGGCACCCCTGGTGAAAATGGGCCGGGGTCAGTTGTCGAAGATCGAAGCAGCGTGGAGGAAACGCAAGTGACGCAGCCGGAACTGTCGGAACTGGTCGACGTATGGCCCCTCGCGCCCCTGCAAGAGGGCATGTTCTTCCACGCCCGCTATGACGAGGACCGCGCCGACGTCTACGTCCTCCAGGTCGTCTTCGACCTGGAGGGTCCGCTCGACGCCGAGGCGCTGCGCGGCGCCGCGGACGCCCTGCTCGCCCGGCACCCGAACCTGCGCGCGGGCTTCTGGGACGAGGACCTGGAGCAGCCCGTCCAGCTCATCCCCGCCGAGGTCACCGTCCCCTGGTACGAGACCGACCTCGGCGGCCTCGAAGACGACGCGCGACAGGAGGCGCTGGACCGGGTCCTGGCCGAGCAGCGGACGCTCCGCTTCGACCCGGCCGACCCGCCGCTGCTCCGCTTCGCACTCGTACGCCTGGGCGAGCGGCGGCACCGGCTCGCCCTGACGGCGCACCACATCCTGCTCGACGGCTGGTCGCTGCCTGTCCTGTACCGGGACTTCTTCCACCTCTACGAGCACCACGGCGACGGCTCCGGGCTGCCGCCCGCGACTCCCTACCGCGACTATCTGGCCTGGCTCGGCGAGCAGGACCCGGCGCGTTCGACGGAGGCGTGGCGTGCGGCACTGGCCGGTGTCGACGGGCCGACGCTGGTCGCGCCCGCGGACTCGGCGCGCACCGGTGCCGAGCCAACGGGCCCCGGGCAGGCCACCGCCCGCCCCGAACGGCTCGACCGCCCCCTCCCCGAGGCGCTGACGGCCGACCTCACCGCCTTCGCACGGCGCCGCGGGCTCACGCCGAACACCGTCGTGCAGGGCTGCTGGGCGCTGCTGCTCCAGCAGCTCACGGGCCGCGACGACGTGACCTTCGGCATGACCGTGTCCGGCAGGCCCCCTCAACTCCCCGGTGTGGAAGGCATGGTCGGGCTCTTCATCAACACCCTGCCGGTCCGGGTACGTCTCGATCCCATGGAGACCGTCGGGGACCTGCTCACCCGCGTCCAGACCGAACAGGCGGAGCTCGCCGAGCACCACCATCTCGGCCTCACCGACATCAACCGGCTCACGGGGCACAACGAGCTCTTCGACACCCTGATGGTGTTCGAGAGCTACCCCCTGGGCGAAACCGGCGAAGGAGAGGACACACCTACCTTCAACGGCCTGCGCGTCTCGGGCGCGAGCGGCCACGACGCCACGCACTATCCGCTCAGCCTCGCCGTCGTCCCCGGCCGGACGATGGTCCTGCGGCTGGACCACCGCCCGGACATGTTCGACCGGGAGACGGTGGAGGGGATCGCGGCGCGGCTGGAACGGTTGCTGCGGGCCGTGGTCGCCGATCCCGACCAGCCCGTCGCCGGACTCGACCTGCTCTCTCCGCGCGAGCGGGAACAAGCCCTCGTTGGATGGAACGACAGCGCGCGTGATCTTCCCGCGCTGACCATCGCCGAGCTGTTCGAAACGCAGGTGGCACGAACGCCGGACGGCATCGCGCTCAGCCGCGGTGACATCGAGCTGACGTATGCCGAGGTCAACGTGCGCGCCAACCGACTCGCCCGCTGGATGAGCGAACACGGCGCGGGACCCGAGACGGTCGTCGCGCTGCGACTGCCCCGGAGCGTGGACCTCATCGTCTCAACACTCGCGGCACTCAAAGCCGGTGCCGCCTTCCTGCCCGTCGACCCCGGCTATCCGGAGGAGCGGGTGCGATACATGCTCGACGACGCCCAGCCCGTGCTGGTCGTGGACGGGCCCGTCGCCGTCGAGGGGTACGACGACACCAACCTGTGCATCGAACAAGACCTGTCGAGCACGGCTTACGTCATCTACACCTCCGGCTCCACGGGCAAACCCAAGGGCGTCGCCGTCACCCACACCGGGATCACCGCACTGCTCACCGCTCACGCCGAAGCACTCGACCTCGCACCCGGATCACGCGTCTTCCAAGCTGTCTCCCCCAGCTTCGACGTCGCCGTCTGCGACCTCATCATGACCCTCGGAACCGGCGCCACCCTCCTCCTGGACAGCCCCGGACAACTCGCCGGAGACGAACTCACCACCGCCCTCAAATCAAGCGCAGCCACACACATAGCCCTGCCCGTCTCCCTCCTCGCCACCCTCAACCCCGACCAACTCCCCGACCTGCGCTACGTCCTGGCCGGCGGTGAAGTCTGCCCACCCGACCTCACCCAGCAATGGAATACCGGCAACCGCCACCTCATCACCGCCTACGGACCCACCGAAGCCACCATCTGCGCCACCCTCACCACCAACACCGATCGAGCACTCCCCTCCCTCGGCCGTCCCATCCCCAACACCCACACCTACCTCCTCGACACCTGGCTCCGCCCCGTCCCCCCAGGCGTCACCGGAGAGCTCTACCTCGCAGGCCCCGGCCTCGCCCGCGGCTACACCCACCACCCCGCCCTCACCGCCGAACGCTTCATCGCCAACCCCTACACCCCAGGCCAACGCATGTACCGCACCGGCGACCTCGCCCGCCGACGCACCGACGGCACCCTCACCTTCGCCGGACGCACCGACCACCAAATCAAAATCCGCGGCTACCGCATCGAACCCGGCGAAATCGAAGCCGTACTCGGCTCGTTCCCGGGAATCGCCCAGGCGGTCGTTTCCGTGCGCCAGGACGTGCTCGTGGGCTACGTCGTTCCGTCGGGCTCCACGGATCACGCTCAACTCAAAGCATCCATAGGTGACTTCACGCGCACTCGCCTGCCGGAGCACATGGTCCCCGCCACGCTGACGGTGCTCGACGAGCTTCCGCTGACCTCCACCGGAAAGCTCGACCGGAACGCGCTCCCGGACCCCGTCTTCGACACCACCGCCTCCCGCGCGCCCAGGACGCCCACCGAAGAAATCCTCTGCTCCCTCTTCGCCGACGTCCTCGCACGACCTCACGTCGGCATCGACGACAGCTTCTTCGACCTCGGCGGACACTCACTCCTCGCCACCCGCCTCACCTCCCGGATCCGGTCGGCGTTCGACGCCGAGATCGGCGTCCGGGCCCTGTTCGAGGCCCCGACCGTCGCCGCGCTGGCCCAGGTGCTCGGCGGGGCTCGTCCGGCGCGGGCCGCGTTGGGGACCGCGGTACGGCCCGAGCACGTCCCGTTGTCGTACGCGCAGAACCGGCTGTGGTTCCTGCACCGACTCGAAGGGCCCTCGGCGACGTACAACGTGCCGCTCGCCGTACGCCTCACCGGCACACTCGACCGGCAGGCCCTGGAAGACGCGCTCGCCGACGTCGTATCCCGGCACGAGAGCCTGCGCACGCTCTTCCGCGAACACGACGGCATGCCCTACCAGTTGATTCTTGACAGCGATGCCGCACGGCCGACGCTCACGGTGTCGACCATCGCCGCCTCCGCGCTGGAGGAGTCGGTCACCTCGGCCGTACGACACGGCTTCGACCTGAGCAACGAACTGCCCCTGCGCGCCGCGCTCTTGACGCCTGAGCCGGTGGACGGGCAGACCGGCGAGGCGAATGAGCACGTCCTCGTTCTGGTCCTGCACCACATCGCCGCCGACGGCTGGTCGCTGGAGCCGCTCTGGCGCGACATCGCCACCGCGTACCGGGCACGCCTTGCGGGTGCCGCTCCCGACTGGGCCGCGTTCCCGGTGCAGTACGCCGACTACACCCTCTGGCAGCGAGACGTCCTCGGCGACGGCACCAACCCGCACAGCCTCATGGCCGACCAGCTCGCCCACTGGAAGGAGACCCTCTCCGACCTCCCCGACCGTATCGACCTACCCACCGACCGCCCCTACCCCACCGCCACCACCAACCAAGGAGACACCCACACCTTCCACTGGCCAACCCAACTCCACACAGACATCGCAGAACTCGCACGCACCACCGGCACCACCCCCTTCATGATCACCCACGCCGCCCTCACCACCCTCCTCACCCGCCACGGCGCAGGCACCGACATCCCCATCGGCACCCCCATCGCCGGACGCACCGACAACAACCTCGACCACCTCATCGGCTTCTTCGTCAACACCCTCGTCCTCCGCACAGACGCATCCGGCAACCCCACCTTCCGCGAACTCCTCACCCGCACCCGCGAAACCGACCTCAACGCCTACGCCCACCAAGACATCCCCTTCGAACACCTCGTCGAAATCCTCAACCCCCAACGCACCCTCGCCCACCACCCCCTCTTCCAAACCATGCTCGCCTGGCAGAACACCGCCGACGCCGTTCTCGATCTGCCGGGACTCTCCGTCACACCCGTCTCCGCGGGAACGGGCACATCCCGGACCGATCTCACCTTCAGCATCGCCGAACACCGCACGGCCGACGGCAGCCCGAACGGTATCGACGGGCAGGTGGAATTCAGCACCGACATCTTCGACCGCGGCACGGTCGAGGCCCTCACCGACCGGCTCGGCCGGATCCTCACCGCGGCCGTCTCCGACCCGGACGAGCCCATCGGCGACATCGACCTGCTCAGCGCGGAGGAGCACCGCCAGGCCGTGTACGGCTGGAACGACACCGCCCGCGAGGTGCCCCGGGCCTCCCTGGCCGACCTCTTCCAGGACCAGGCCGCCCGCACACCCGGCCGCACGGCCGTCGTTCACCAAGGCACCGAACTCACCTACGGCCAGCTCAACTCCCGCGCCAACAGGCTCGCCCACCACCTCATCGCCCAGGGCGCAGGGCCGGAACAAGTCGTCGCGCTCAAGCTGCCCCGCTCCGCCGAGATGGTCGTCGCGGTACTTGCCGTACTCAAGACCGGCGCCGCCTACCTGCCCATCGACCCCCAATACCCCGACGACCGCGTCCAGTTCATGCTGGACGACGCCCGCCCCCTCCTCGTACTCGACGGCACGGACCTCGACACGTCCGCGCAGCCGGACACCGACCCCGTCGCCGTCACCCGCGATCCCCTGCACCCCGCCTACGTCATCTACACCTCGGGGTCCACCGGGCGGCCGAAGGGCGTCGCCGTGCCCGACGGCGCCATGGTCAATCTGCTCTCCTGGCACAGCGGTGAACTGCCGTGCGCGCGGCCGACCCGTACCGCTCAGTTCTCCTCGCTCAGTTTCGACGTGTCCGTGCAGGAGATCCTTTCGGCGGTGCTGTTCGGGAAGACGTTGGTGATCCCGCCGGACGATGTCCGGTACGGCCCGGACGAGTTGGTGGACTGGCTGGACGAACAGCGGGTCGACGAGTTGTTCGCGCCGAACCTGGTCATCGACGCGCTGGCGCACGCGGCGGTCACACGTGAGCGGGAGCTGCCCGCGCTGCGGGAGGTCGTGCAGGCCGGTGAGGCGCTGACCCTGAGCCCACACGTGCGCGCGTTCTTCCGGCAGGTGCCGGGGCGGCGGCTGCGCAACAACTACGGTCCGAGCGAGACACACGTGGTCACCTCGCACACGCTGCCCGCCGACGTCTCCGCCTGGCCCTCGTCCCCGGCGATCGGGACACCGGTGCCGAACGTCCGCGCCTATGTGCTCGACGAACGGCTGCGGCCCGTCGGCACGGGGGTGACCGGCGAGTTGTACATAGCGGGCGCGGGGCTCGCACGCGGCTACACCAACCGTCCCGCCCTCACCGCCGAACGCTTCATCGCCTGCCCCTTCGAGGACGGGCAGCGGATGTACCGCACCGGCGACCTCGTACGGCGGAGCGCTGACGGACAGGTGCACTACGTGCGCAGGGCCGACCAGCAGATCAAGGTCCGGGGTTTCCGCATCGAACCGGGTGAGATCGAGTCCGTCCTCGCCGAGCACCCCGGTGTCGCTCAGGCCGTCGTCACGGCACAGGACGGCCACCGCCTCGTCGGATACGTGGTCCCGTCGACCGCGGGGGCGAACACTCCGCCCGGGGAACTCGCCGCCGTGCTCCGTGAGTTCGTCCGTACCCGCCTGCCCGAGTTCATGGTTCCCGCCGCGTACGTCACCCTCGACGCGATCCCGCTGACCCCCAACGGGAAGCTGGACCGTGCCGCGCTGCCCAAGCCCGAGTTCGCCGCGTCGCCCTCTCTCGCCGCCCCGCGCTCGGCGCTGAGCCAGGAGGAGCAGCTCCTGTGCGGGCTGTTCTCCGAGGTGCTCGGGGTGCCCGTGGGCGCGGAGGACAGTTTCTTCGACCGGGGTGGGCATTCGCTGCTCGCCACCCGCCTCGTCTCCCGCGTCAAGGCGGTGTTCGGTGTGGAGCTCGGCGTGCGGGCCCTGTTCGAGGCGTCGACGCCCTCGGCGCTGGCCCGGCGCCTGGACAGCGACACCTCGGGGGACGCGCTGAACGTGCTCCTTCCGCTGCGGACCACCGGCTCCCTGCCTCCGCTCTTCTGCGTGCACCCCGCCGCGGGCATCAGCTGGCCGTACGCGGGACTACTCGCGCACGTCGCACCCGACCGGCCCGTCTACGGGCTCCAGGCGCGCGGCCTCACCGGCGCGGAGCCGCCCGCCCGCACCATCGACGAGATGGCCGACGACTATCTGGCGCACATCCGGGCCGTCCAGCCGTCGGGGCCGTACTCCCTGCTCGGCTGGTCCTTCGGCGGTCTTGTCGCGCACGCCGTCGCGACCCGTCTGGAGAAGGCCGGGGAGCGGGTGGAGCTGCTCGCGCTCCTCGACTCCTTCCCGCCCGACCGCAGGCCCGGCGAGGAGATACCGGAGCTGGACCTGCGCGATGTGCTCGCCCTGCTCTTCGAGGAGGTCGTCGGCATCGACCGCAAGCGGTTCGACGCGGACTTCGGCGGGCGGGAGCTGACGGCGGAGCAGGTGATCGACTTCATGCGGAAGGAGAGCGCGGGGCGGGTGGACCTGCTGCTCGATGAGGACGTGCTCGCCAGGGTCGTCGACCTCTTCATGCGGGTGCCGGATGCCCTGGACAAGTTCGTCCCCGAGCGGTTCGGCGGCGACGTACTCCTGTTCACCGCGGCGCAGTCGGCCGCGGAGTGGCCCGCGGACGATCCGCGCCGCTCGGCCGGGGCCTGGTCGCCGTACGTCGCGGGCGCGGTGACCGAGCGGAGCGTCGACGTACGGCACGAGCACATGCTGCGGCCCGACGCCCTCGCGCCGATCGGCGCCGACCTGGCGAGCGCCCTCGCGCGGACGGAGGGAGCAAGCGGCACCTAGGCCACCGTGACCGGGACGCTGCGCGGGCCGCGCACCAACAGACCCGGACGGTAGGGAAGTTCGTCCGGGCCCCCGGTCGGACGGAGTGTGGGGAAGGCGGCGAAGAGGCGCGGCAGGGCGATCGCCGCCTCCAGGCGGGCCAATCGCGAGCCGACGCAGAAGTGCGGTCCGTGGCCGAACGCGGCGTGGGGCGCTGCGCGCGGGCCGCGGCCCGTGGCGTCGTGCGCGTAGCGGTCCGGGCGGAAGGCGTCCGGTTCGGGGAAGTGCCGGGGGTCCCGGTTGGCCGCCGCCAGGACGGCGAGGACCGAGGCCCCTGCCGGTATGCGCGTGCCGTCGCCGAGGTCCACGTCCTGCGTGGTGTGCCGCCAGGTCGTGCCCTCCAGGGGGCTGGCGTGCCGCAGCGTCTCCTCGACGACGGCGGGCCAGCGCCCGGGGTCGCGGCGGGCGGCCGCCAGTTCACCGGGGTGGGTGAGCAGCAGCAGGGAGGCCGACGCCAGCAGGTTCATGGTCGTCTCGTAGCCCGCGAACAGCAGCAGGAACGCCATGGCGAGCAGCTCGCCGTCGTCGAGGCCGCCTTCCGTGGCGTCGTGCGTGAGCGCGCTGAACAGGTCGGATCCCGGGGAGCGGCGCTTGTGCGCGATGAGCTCGCCGAAGTAGGCGTACAGCGACGTCCACGCCTCGTCCACCGCGCCCGGCCGCAGCGCGTCGGCGGGCGAGCCGACCCGGTACGTCCAGTCGCGCAGGGCCGCCCTGTCCCCCTCGGGCACCCCGAGCACCTCCCCGATCACCAGCACGGGCAGCGGGAAGGCGAAGGCGTCGACGAGGTCCGCGCTCCCCTCGCGCGCGAGGCGTTCGGCGACGTCGCGCAGGAGCCCGTCGGTCAGCTCCTCGATCCGCACGCGCAGCGCGTCGACGCGGCGCGGCGCGAACGCGGCGGTGGTCAGCCTGCGCAGCCGGGTGTGGTCGGGCGCGTCGGTGTTGAGCATGTGCCGGGCCAGACAGGCGCGGGCGCGCTGTGCGGGCGAGTCGTTCTTGGGCCGGCCCGCGTCGCGCGGCGGCACGTTCGAGAAGCGGGGGTCGGCGAGGACGGCCCGGGTCTCCTCGTAGCCGGTGACGAACCAGGCGTGCGTGCCGTTGGCGAGAGATACGCGCGCCGCCGGGCCGAGCTCGCGCAGCCGTGCGTAGTACGGGTACGGGTCGCGTGCGAAGGCGGGGTCCGCCGGATCGAGGACGGTCGGCGGGTCCTCGGAGTGCGGCGGCGCGTCGGAGTACTGGGGTGCGGTCACCCGCTCATCCTTGCCGGGGCGGGTGGCCTGTTTCACGCGGTCCTGAGCCAGTGACCGCGGCCAGGTGTTGTAGGAACATCACAAGTGACGGGTGAGGTCACAGGGCCGCCGGGCGGTTCTGTGACAGGAATCCTGGCCGCAAACTTGTGAGATGCGTACGCACGCTCGGCACGCTGCCCGGCTCTCCGTGCCCCCGACGCCGACCTCTCCTCCCCTTCCGCACTCATGCGGTTTTCCTCGCACGCGTCCGCCCGCGCGTACGGATGCGTTGCCCGGAGCAACCACCTTTGCGGGAGGGCGACTTGAGGAAGCGTCATCGGGCGTGCTGGCGACCCGCGTTGTGGAGAGTGGCCATACGTCTTCGTATGTGGCGAGACGCCGGGGCTGACCCGCGGGTAACGTCTGCGCCGGTGCCAACGCCCTGGTACCACCGTCGATTCGGAGACCCGACATGCCCGAGCAGCCCCCGCCCTTCGTCATCGACCCCACCGGCGCCGATCCGGATACGGAGAACCGTGCGCTCCGGGCCGCGGGCCCCGCCACCCGTGTGGACGTCCTCGGCGTCACCGCGTGGTCCGTCAGCGATCCCGCGCTGTTGCAGAAGATGCTGACGAGCCCCGACGTCTCCAAGGACGCGCGCAAGCACTGGCCGCTGTTCGACGAGGCCATAGCGACCTGGCCGCTGGCCCTGTGGGTCGCGGTGCAGAACATGTTCACCGCGTACGGCGCCGATCACCGCAGGCTGCGCCGTCTGGTGGCCCCCGCGTTCAGTGCCCGGCGCGTCGCCGCGCTCGAGGCGAGCATCGAGCAGATCGTGACGCAGCTCCTCGACGATCTGGAGGAGGGGTTCGACCACGGCAGGAAGACGGAGAACGGGGTCATCGCGGCCGGTGAACCGGTCGACCTGCGCGAGCACTTCGCCTATCCGCTGCCGATCCGGGTCATCGGTGAGCTCATGGGCGTGCCGGAGGAGCAACGCGAGGGGTTCCGCAGGCTGGTCGACGGCGTCTTCTCCACCACCCTGACCGCCGAGGAGTCCGCGGCGAACACCGCGGAGCTGTACGCCTCCTTCGACCGCCTCGTCGCCACGAAGCGGGCCGAGCCCGGCGAGGACATGACCTCGCTCCTCATCGCCGCGCAGGACGAGGAGGGCGACGGCTCGGGCCTGAACGAGGCCGAGGTGCGCGACACGCTCCTGCTGATGGTCAGCGCCGGGTACGAGACCACGGTCAACCTGATCAGCAACGCCGTCGCCCAGTTGCTGACCCACCCCGAGCAGCTCGCGCACGTGCGCGAGGGCCGGGCGGGCTGGGGCGGCGTGGTGGAGGAGACGCTGCGGGTCGAGCCTGCCGTCAAGCATCTGCCGATGCGCTTCGCGGTGCGGGACATCCCGCTGCCCGACGGCCAGGTCATCGCCGCGGGCGACGCGATCCTCGCCTCGTACGCCGCCGCGAACCGGCACCCCGACTGGCACGGCGAGAGCGCGGACGCGTTCGACGTGACGCGCGGCAACCCGGAGCACCTCTCCTTCGGGCACGGTGTGCACTTCTGCCTGGGCGCTCCGCTGGCCCGCCTGGAGGGGAGCGTGGCGCTGAGCCGGTTCTTCGAGCGGTTCCCCGACGCCGAACTGGCCGTGCCCATCGACCAGTTGGCGCGGGTTCCCTCGCTGATCACGAACGGGCAGGCCCAGCTCCCCGTCCGTTTGAAGCCGACGCGCTGACCGTCGCCTCCCGCACCAGTTGTACGGGGTGCCACGCGTCGCGCTCCGTGCCGTGGAAGATCTGCTGGCGGCAGGAGGCGCCGGTCGCGACGACGACGGTGTTCTCGGAGGCGGCACGCACGGCGGGGAAGAGCCGGTCGTCGCCGACGGTCATCGACACGTCGTAGTGCTCGGACTCGAAGCCGAAGGATCCCGCCATCCCGCAGCAGCCCGCGTCGAGTTCGACGACCTCGACGCCGGGTATGCGGCGCAGCAGGGCCATGGTCGCTGCCGTGCCGACCTCGGCCTTCTGGTGGCAGTGGCCGTGGAAGAGCAGGGTGCGGCCGCTGAGCCAGGAGTCGGCGCGCAGTCGCAGCCTGCCGTCGTCGATGGCGTCGGTGAGCAGTTCCTCCAGTTGGCGCACCCGGTCCGTGATCGCGATGCGCGCCGAGTCCTTGGGCAGCAGCGCCCGGTGCTCGTCGCGCAGCGTCATCAGGCAGGACGGCTCGCATCCGGTGATCGGGGCGTCGACCGGGGTGGTCTCCGCGAGCCGGTGGACGAGCTGGAACGCCTTGTCGCTCGCGTCGTCCACGAGGCCCTTGGAGAGGCTGGAGCGTCCGCAGCAGCCGCCGCTCTCCAGGCGTACGTCCCAGCCCGCGCGTTCGAGGAGTTCGACGGCGGCCCGGCCGATCGCCGGTTCCGTGTAGGTGGTGAAGGAGTCGGCGAGGAGGACGACCGTGCCCTGGGTGGCGGCCGCAGCCGGTGCGGGGCGGCGGCGGAACCAGCGCACGAGGTTGCGGCGGGCGAAGCGCGGCAGCGGGCGGTGCGGGGTGATGCCGAGCGTGCGGTCGAGCAGGCGGCGCAGCAGGGGGACGCGGCCCGGCAGGTTGGAGAGCGGTGCCGTGGCCGAGCCGAGGCGGTTCAGGAGACGGATCGCGCCGAAGACGCGTGAGCGGGCGGGGACGCCGTGTTCGTCGTGGTGGTGGGCGAGCGCCTCCGTCTTGAGGGCGGCCATGTCGACGCCGAGGGGGCATTCGCTCTTGCACGCCTTGCACATGAGACAGAGGTCAAGGACCTCGTGCAGTGCCTCGTCGCCGAGGGCGGTGTGCGGGTCGGGGGCGGAGAGCGCCTTGACGAGGGCGCCGGCGCGGCCGCGGGTGGAGTCCTGTTCGTTCCTCGTGGCCATGTAGGAGGGGCACATGGTGCCGGTGTCGGTCTTGCGGCACAGGCCGATGTTCATGCAGCGGTCGGCCGTGGCGCGCATCCCGCCCGTGACGTCGAAGTCGAGGCGGGTGCGCAGTCCCGGCGCGGGGGGCAGGGCGGCGTCCCGCAGGTGGTCGGTCATGGCGGGGGCGTCGACGATCTTTCCGGGATTGAGCCGGTCGTGCGGGTCGAAGAGGCCCTTCACGCGGCGCATGGCCCCGTAGAGCTCGTCGCCGAAGAGCGCGCGGTTGAACTCGCTGCGGGCCAGGCCGTCCCCGTGTTCACTGGAGTTGACCCCGCCGTACTCGGTGACGAGGTCCTTGATCTCCTCGGCGACGGCGCGCATGGTCTGCCGCTGCGCGGCGTCGGTGACGTCCAGGAACGGGCGGATGTGCAGGCAGCCCACCGAGCAGTGGCCGTAGAACCCCGCGGTGAGCCCGTGCCGGTCGAGGACCTTCTTCAACCGTGCGGTGTAGGCGGGCAGGTGGACCGGGTCGACGGCGGTGTCCTCGATGAAGGCGAGGGGCCGCTTGGTTCCCTCGCTCGCGGCCATGAGCAGCCCGAGGCTGGACTTGCGGACCTTGAGCAGCGCGGCCCGGTGGGCGGGGTCGACGGCGCGCAGGGTGTGGTAGCCGTGGCCGTGGCGGCGCCAGAGCGAGGTCAGCGTGTCAAGCCTGCCCATGAGTTCGCGTGCGTCGTCGCCGGTGAAGGAGACGAAGAGGAGCGCTTCGGGGTCGCCTTCGAGCACGTCGGAGAGGGACGCGTACTCGATCTTCTGGCGGGACAGGTCGAGGATGGTGCGGTCCATCAGTTCCACGGCCGCCGGATCGCAGGTGAGCGCGTCCTGGGTCGCCTCGATCGCGGCGGTGACCGAGGTGAAGTGACCGACGGCGAAGACCGTGCGGGACGGTTTGGGGACCAGGTCGACGAGCGCCTGGGTGGTGACGGCCAGGGTTCCCTCGGATCCGACGACGAACTTCGCCAGGTCGAAGGGGGTGTCATCGCGGGCGAGCCGGTCCAGGCGGTAGCCGCCCGCGCGGCGCCAGTGGTGCGGGAACCCGGCCTCGATGGCCCCGGCGTGCGCCGCGACGAGGGCGGGCAGTTCGCGGTGGATGCGGCCGTCGAGGGTGGCGTGCCGGGCGCGGGCCGCGCGCTCCTCCTCGGTGAGCGGCGCCAGATGCGCGCTCGTCGCGTCGGAGAGCACCACGTCGAGCGCGCGGACGTGGTCGATGGTCATGCCGTGGCGCAGCGAGCCGCTGCCCGCGGAGTTGTTGCCGATCATCCCGCCGAGGGTGGCGCGGTTGCTGGTGGAGGTGTCGGGCCCGAACATCAGGCCGTACGGTGCCGCGGCGCGGTTCAGGTCGTCCTGGACGACGCCGGGTTCGACGAGCGCGGTGCGG contains:
- a CDS encoding FAD-binding and (Fe-S)-binding domain-containing protein — its product is MTSSTESTKSTKSTENTADTSAPDPARTEDLARRLAADLEGEVRFDDYSRHLFARDASMYAITPLGVVFPRHADDVQAAVAAAAAHGVSVVPRGAGTSLAGQTTGPGIVLDLSRHMRRIVALDPDARTALVEPGVVQDDLNRAAAPYGLMFGPDTSTSNRATLGGMIGNNSAGSGSLRHGMTIDHVRALDVVLSDATSAHLAPLTEEERAARARHATLDGRIHRELPALVAAHAGAIEAGFPHHWRRAGGYRLDRLARDDTPFDLAKFVVGSEGTLAVTTQALVDLVPKPSRTVFAVGHFTSVTAAIEATQDALTCDPAAVELMDRTILDLSRQKIEYASLSDVLEGDPEALLFVSFTGDDARELMGRLDTLTSLWRRHGHGYHTLRAVDPAHRAALLKVRKSSLGLLMAASEGTKRPLAFIEDTAVDPVHLPAYTARLKKVLDRHGLTAGFYGHCSVGCLHIRPFLDVTDAAQRQTMRAVAEEIKDLVTEYGGVNSSEHGDGLARSEFNRALFGDELYGAMRRVKGLFDPHDRLNPGKIVDAPAMTDHLRDAALPPAPGLRTRLDFDVTGGMRATADRCMNIGLCRKTDTGTMCPSYMATRNEQDSTRGRAGALVKALSAPDPHTALGDEALHEVLDLCLMCKACKSECPLGVDMAALKTEALAHHHDEHGVPARSRVFGAIRLLNRLGSATAPLSNLPGRVPLLRRLLDRTLGITPHRPLPRFARRNLVRWFRRRPAPAAAATQGTVVLLADSFTTYTEPAIGRAAVELLERAGWDVRLESGGCCGRSSLSKGLVDDASDKAFQLVHRLAETTPVDAPITGCEPSCLMTLRDEHRALLPKDSARIAITDRVRQLEELLTDAIDDGRLRLRADSWLSGRTLLFHGHCHQKAEVGTAATMALLRRIPGVEVVELDAGCCGMAGSFGFESEHYDVSMTVGDDRLFPAVRAASENTVVVATGASCRQQIFHGTERDAWHPVQLVREATVSASASNGRGAGPARS